In one window of Halopiger aswanensis DNA:
- a CDS encoding ABC transporter permease, with amino-acid sequence MSERSERTGTEPLHAIEDGDAFEAVSETTLTRKERYQRLLDRWVLAPGRIVWSERRARIGAGIILLYVILGLIGPALYKEPRTNQGPRSIAPLAEGLAYPLGTDNLGRDILAQIVHATPSMLQMIAAGGLFVTVMGVTVGTVAGYSGGRTDRALSLVTDIVMTIPGLPLIVILAALLEPQNPIVTGLILTVNVWAGLAREIRSQVLSISRHSYVEASQAMGLSTPSIIVKDILPNIMPYVLITFVNAARQVIFASVGLYFLGVLPYDSVVNWGVMIDQAVSGGAMHVASMAHWLVAPLATITLLSFGLILFSQGTDRMFNPRVRARHASTTGSDDDPTGAGDGAATTGAGGGVR; translated from the coding sequence ATGAGTGAACGAAGCGAGCGGACGGGAACCGAACCGCTGCACGCGATCGAGGACGGCGACGCGTTCGAGGCGGTCTCCGAAACCACGCTCACCCGAAAGGAACGGTATCAGCGACTGCTCGACCGGTGGGTGCTCGCCCCCGGACGGATCGTCTGGAGCGAGCGCCGCGCCCGTATCGGCGCCGGAATCATCCTGCTGTACGTGATTCTCGGGCTGATCGGCCCGGCGCTCTACAAGGAACCGCGAACCAACCAGGGACCGCGGTCGATCGCACCGCTCGCCGAGGGGCTAGCCTACCCCCTCGGCACCGACAATCTCGGTCGGGACATCCTCGCTCAGATCGTCCACGCGACGCCGTCGATGCTGCAGATGATCGCGGCCGGCGGCCTGTTCGTAACGGTCATGGGGGTCACCGTCGGGACGGTCGCCGGCTACTCCGGCGGCCGGACCGACCGGGCGCTCTCGCTCGTCACGGACATCGTGATGACCATTCCGGGACTCCCGCTGATCGTCATCCTCGCCGCGCTGCTCGAGCCCCAGAACCCGATCGTCACGGGGCTGATCCTGACGGTCAACGTTTGGGCGGGACTGGCCCGCGAAATCCGATCGCAGGTGCTCTCGATCAGCCGCCACTCCTACGTCGAGGCGTCCCAGGCGATGGGACTCTCGACGCCGTCGATCATCGTCAAAGACATCCTTCCGAACATCATGCCGTACGTACTGATCACGTTCGTTAACGCCGCGAGACAGGTCATCTTCGCATCGGTCGGCCTGTACTTCCTGGGGGTACTGCCGTACGACAGCGTCGTCAACTGGGGCGTCATGATCGACCAGGCGGTCAGCGGCGGGGCGATGCACGTCGCGTCGATGGCCCACTGGTTGGTCGCCCCGCTGGCGACGATCACGCTGCTGTCGTTCGGGCTGATCCTGTTCTCGCAGGGGACGGATCGCATGTTCAACCCGCGCGTTCGCGCTCGACACGCCTCGACCACGGGATCCGACGACGATCCGACCGGTGCCGGTGACGGCGCCGCGACGACCGGAGCCGGAGGTGGGGTCCGATGA
- a CDS encoding glycoside hydrolase family 3 N-terminal domain-containing protein — MTSEVRYLDPSLSIDERVADLLERMTLEEKIGQLAGSYVGVLDDGLHDVDDVIEEIDEYHIGAVAPFGWGGSPNESVDEAVDAARRLQQHAVEETRLGIPLLFASDAIHGHAYIKEATVFPNALGAAATWSPDLIERTAEITAAELRATGAAQNYSPTCDVVRDPRWGRTGETFGESPYLVGQLAASKVRGYQGDDLEGDSVLATAKHFPAYGVPARGEDAAPVDVSSHTLRNVLLPPFEAALDEDVGSVMPCYNSVDGEPAHGSGRYLTDLLREELEFDGVVVSDWNGITQLHEDHRTAGTPLEAARQTHAAGLDIGSVAGGEHAGHVQELVEQEALSEAVIEASAERVLRAKFELGLFEDPYPDDDAADALGTSEHLDVARETVRKSLTLLQNEADLLPLEDADEVFVTGPNADDIVHQNGGWSCNADEGVPGTTILEGLADVADGATVTYEPGSEINAPVDIDAAAERAAEADVAVVALGEDWYLHEFGPSAETDGETGEFPTRRKLSLPDAQRDLVEAVSATGTPVVAVLVTGRPLAIEEVTDDVPAILMAYYPGRVGGEMIAKVLFGEAEPGGRLPISMPRSAADLPTYFNYLPHPHPIGPDEHPSSYDPLFEFGHGLSYTTLEYEAIDLSDDAISPGEDVTVSVTVANTGDRHGSEVVQVFGRDEFSSVVTPVRELWAFERVELEPGERTTVDLRVDPDELGLFDRSTDGRRDDGHLQLSVADRTFELAVRPQRD, encoded by the coding sequence ATGACGAGCGAGGTTCGGTATCTAGATCCGTCGCTGTCGATCGACGAGCGCGTCGCCGACCTCCTCGAGCGGATGACCCTCGAGGAGAAGATCGGGCAACTGGCCGGGTCCTACGTCGGGGTCCTCGACGATGGACTCCACGACGTCGACGACGTTATCGAGGAGATCGACGAGTACCACATCGGGGCCGTCGCTCCCTTCGGCTGGGGCGGGTCGCCCAACGAGTCGGTCGACGAGGCCGTCGACGCGGCGCGCCGGCTCCAGCAACACGCCGTCGAAGAGACCCGGCTCGGGATCCCGCTTTTGTTCGCCTCAGATGCGATCCACGGCCACGCTTACATCAAGGAGGCGACCGTCTTCCCGAACGCGCTCGGGGCGGCGGCGACGTGGAGTCCCGATCTGATCGAGCGGACCGCCGAGATCACGGCGGCGGAACTGCGTGCGACCGGCGCCGCACAGAACTACAGCCCGACGTGCGACGTCGTTCGCGATCCCCGATGGGGCCGGACTGGCGAAACGTTCGGCGAGAGTCCGTACCTCGTCGGGCAGCTGGCCGCCAGTAAGGTACGGGGATATCAGGGCGACGACCTCGAGGGGGATAGCGTGCTCGCGACGGCCAAACACTTCCCGGCCTACGGCGTCCCCGCACGCGGCGAGGACGCCGCCCCGGTCGACGTTTCCTCGCACACGCTTCGCAACGTGCTCTTGCCGCCCTTCGAGGCCGCGCTGGACGAAGACGTCGGCTCGGTGATGCCCTGTTACAACTCGGTCGACGGGGAGCCGGCACACGGCTCCGGACGCTACCTGACCGACCTCCTCCGCGAGGAACTCGAGTTCGACGGCGTCGTCGTCTCCGACTGGAACGGCATCACCCAGTTGCACGAGGACCACCGGACGGCGGGGACGCCGCTCGAGGCGGCCCGCCAGACCCATGCTGCGGGTCTCGATATCGGCTCGGTCGCCGGCGGCGAACACGCGGGACACGTGCAGGAACTGGTCGAGCAGGAGGCCCTCTCCGAAGCGGTGATCGAAGCCAGCGCCGAGCGAGTACTGCGGGCGAAGTTCGAACTCGGCCTCTTCGAGGATCCGTACCCGGACGACGACGCCGCGGACGCACTCGGCACGTCAGAGCACCTCGACGTGGCCCGCGAAACCGTTCGCAAGTCGCTGACGCTGCTGCAAAACGAGGCCGACCTGCTCCCGCTCGAGGACGCCGACGAGGTGTTCGTCACCGGCCCGAACGCCGACGATATCGTCCACCAGAACGGCGGCTGGAGCTGTAACGCCGACGAGGGCGTCCCCGGGACGACGATTCTCGAGGGGCTCGCCGACGTCGCCGACGGGGCGACCGTCACCTACGAACCCGGCAGCGAAATCAACGCGCCGGTCGATATCGACGCCGCCGCGGAACGGGCGGCCGAGGCCGACGTCGCCGTGGTCGCGCTCGGCGAGGACTGGTACCTCCACGAGTTCGGTCCTTCCGCGGAGACCGACGGCGAGACCGGCGAGTTCCCGACCCGCCGGAAACTCTCGTTGCCCGACGCCCAGCGCGACCTCGTCGAGGCGGTCTCGGCGACCGGAACGCCGGTCGTCGCGGTGCTGGTGACCGGCCGCCCGCTGGCTATCGAGGAAGTGACCGACGACGTCCCGGCGATTCTCATGGCGTACTATCCCGGCCGCGTCGGCGGCGAGATGATCGCGAAAGTTCTGTTCGGCGAGGCCGAGCCCGGCGGCCGGCTTCCGATTTCGATGCCGCGCTCGGCGGCCGACCTGCCGACGTACTTCAACTACCTGCCGCACCCGCATCCGATCGGTCCCGACGAGCATCCCTCCTCCTACGACCCGCTGTTCGAGTTCGGCCACGGACTGAGTTACACCACCCTCGAGTACGAAGCGATCGACCTATCTGACGACGCGATCAGCCCGGGTGAGGACGTTACGGTCAGCGTCACGGTGGCCAACACCGGCGACCGACACGGCAGCGAGGTCGTTCAGGTGTTCGGCCGCGACGAGTTCAGTTCGGTCGTCACGCCCGTTCGCGAACTGTGGGCCTTCGAGCGCGTCGAACTCGAGCCAGGTGAACGAACGACGGTCGACCTTCGCGTCGATCCGGACGAACTCGGGCTCTTCGACCGCTCGACCGATGGCCGTCGCGACGACGGACACCTGCAGCTCTCCGTTGCGGATCGAACGTTCGAACTCGCGGTCCGTCCGCAGCGCGACTAG
- a CDS encoding Gfo/Idh/MocA family protein, translating into MAASDFRYGVVGCAGMGENHADAVEDLEDATLVACADIDEGIARSFADAYDVAWYTDPGEMAVEADLDIVSVCTPNGTHLEIVSALAEAGVDILCEKPLEITRERVDELIDVCEREGITLGGIFQRRLYGGPQFAREVVADGQLGDLVLGEVEVKWHRDPSYYEDIGWHGTTDLDGGVLLTQALHGIDLLQWTAGEIERIAAELDTVHHDVEVPDTAVASVEFANGGYGQITGTTAMYPEERLSLNLHGTEGSFKWHEDELDLFETKAGAEATPEPFHMGTGIAGQVRDFVAAIRDDREPMIPPEEARKALDITFAAEEAARTGQWVDVEYGARE; encoded by the coding sequence ATGGCAGCTAGTGACTTCCGGTATGGAGTCGTCGGTTGTGCCGGCATGGGAGAAAATCACGCGGACGCCGTCGAAGACCTCGAGGACGCGACGCTCGTCGCCTGCGCCGACATCGACGAGGGGATCGCTCGCTCGTTCGCGGACGCGTACGACGTCGCCTGGTACACGGATCCCGGCGAGATGGCGGTCGAGGCCGACCTCGACATCGTCAGCGTCTGTACGCCGAACGGAACGCACCTCGAGATCGTCTCGGCTCTCGCCGAAGCGGGCGTGGACATCCTCTGCGAGAAGCCCCTCGAAATCACGCGCGAGCGGGTCGACGAGCTGATCGACGTCTGCGAGCGCGAGGGGATCACGCTGGGCGGGATCTTCCAGCGGCGGTTGTACGGCGGCCCGCAGTTCGCCCGCGAGGTCGTCGCCGACGGGCAACTCGGCGACCTCGTCCTCGGCGAAGTGGAGGTCAAGTGGCACCGAGACCCGTCCTACTACGAGGACATCGGCTGGCACGGGACGACCGACCTCGACGGCGGAGTGCTGCTCACGCAGGCGCTCCACGGCATCGACCTCCTCCAGTGGACGGCCGGCGAGATCGAGCGGATCGCCGCCGAACTCGATACGGTCCACCACGACGTCGAAGTCCCGGACACCGCCGTGGCGAGCGTCGAGTTCGCGAACGGCGGCTACGGCCAGATCACGGGGACGACGGCGATGTATCCCGAGGAACGACTCTCGCTGAACCTCCACGGAACCGAGGGCTCGTTCAAGTGGCACGAGGACGAACTCGACCTGTTCGAGACGAAAGCCGGCGCCGAGGCGACGCCCGAACCGTTCCACATGGGAACGGGCATCGCCGGGCAGGTTCGGGACTTCGTCGCGGCGATCCGCGACGACCGCGAGCCGATGATCCCGCCCGAGGAGGCACGCAAGGCACTGGATATCACGTTCGCCGCGGAAGAGGCGGCCAGAACCGGCCAGTGGGTCGACGTCGAGTACGGCGCTCGAGAGTAA
- a CDS encoding ABC transporter ATP-binding protein produces the protein MSGRVGQSGSKSDVVATDSRSDAVLTCRDLTVEFHMDRGTSTVLNGLDIDVERNEIIGVVGESGSGKSMFASALLDAVVDPGVTSGSITYRPTDGREVDVLELSDERLRQLRWEEISMVFQGALSSFNPTLTLRGHFVETLEAHEYDVEVGMERTRELLADLYLDPDRVLDSYPHELSGGMKQRALIALSLVLEPEVLVMDEPTAALDLLMQRSIVSLLGDLRDKYDLTMVFITHDLPLVTKLADRIGVLYAFELAEVGRTEEILRSPTHPYTRALLNSTPDIDSPLEEMRPIEGSAPDPVNVPSGCPYHQRCPIASEDCATVKPPMEPVTETHDVACHHRDRVDEIELTAEVDG, from the coding sequence ATGAGCGGCCGCGTCGGTCAATCGGGATCGAAATCGGACGTCGTCGCAACCGATTCCCGGTCTGATGCGGTCCTCACGTGTCGCGACCTCACCGTCGAGTTCCACATGGATCGAGGGACATCGACGGTGCTCAACGGGCTCGATATCGACGTCGAGCGCAACGAGATCATCGGCGTCGTCGGCGAGTCCGGCTCCGGCAAGTCGATGTTCGCGTCCGCGCTGCTGGACGCCGTCGTCGACCCCGGCGTCACCTCGGGATCGATCACCTACCGGCCGACGGACGGTCGGGAGGTCGACGTCCTCGAGCTCTCGGACGAACGACTCCGGCAGCTCCGGTGGGAGGAAATCTCGATGGTGTTCCAGGGCGCGCTCTCGTCGTTCAACCCGACGCTGACGCTTCGGGGCCACTTCGTGGAGACGCTCGAGGCCCACGAGTACGACGTCGAGGTCGGGATGGAGCGGACGCGGGAACTCCTCGCCGACCTTTATCTCGACCCCGACCGGGTGCTCGATTCGTACCCGCACGAACTCTCCGGCGGGATGAAACAGCGCGCGCTGATCGCGCTCTCGCTCGTTCTCGAGCCCGAAGTGTTGGTCATGGACGAGCCGACGGCGGCGCTGGACCTGCTGATGCAGCGGTCGATCGTCAGCCTGCTCGGCGATCTGCGGGACAAGTACGATCTCACCATGGTGTTTATCACGCACGACCTGCCGCTCGTGACGAAACTGGCGGACCGCATCGGCGTCCTCTACGCGTTCGAACTCGCGGAGGTGGGCCGGACCGAGGAGATCCTCCGGTCGCCGACCCACCCCTACACGCGGGCGCTGTTGAACTCGACGCCCGACATCGACTCCCCGCTCGAGGAGATGCGACCGATCGAGGGGTCGGCGCCCGATCCGGTCAACGTGCCCTCGGGCTGTCCGTACCACCAGCGGTGTCCGATCGCGAGCGAGGACTGCGCGACGGTGAAGCCGCCGATGGAACCCGTCACCGAAACCCACGACGTCGCCTGTCACCACCGCGATCGGGTCGACGAAATCGAACTCACCGCGGAGGTGGACGGATGA
- a CDS encoding ABC transporter substrate-binding protein, with amino-acid sequence MAPERVLSTGTEASRRRILRLTGTVGAAALAGCAGGSDDGTDDTGGEITGDEPMTERTFTAPTSVLPDDMQWNAANDSNYPDRPGFVVFDQLVYFRATTGEFAEGALADWEVGDDAATLTLQDDLTWHNGEDATAEDLVRKLHISLYDNHPIGNFTSVENVAAVDDTTVEVGLEADVSEPVFLNSIQNMELDTPAEQYEDILAELEDDPESTALTDFAPEEPIGTGPFQYDSSGEQELVTTKFEDSHWADNVNFAEYRFRFIDGNEQAWQALRGGSVDALHNIFTSPDIMASFPDHVVEIQQPANWGLSIAFDHDHKHFGQREVRKAIAHVVDREVVAENSAGGGDAKAPVGTPTGIVGNFDGSAEDWLDDPDAFEDYAGNNTDRAAELLESAGFSREDGTWVDEDGETLTFEFKVPAAWNEWVDAAITINQHLQDFGIQTNLITRDDGVYFGQDLYGDTGFDIAGFWWSDGWTYPYHTLNWNLNSFDAQNVYNYPESIELPPIGEPDGETETLEFGPEFEELVGMDRDAEETRRKINELAWAFNYDLPQLPIQEKVDQCFVATEDFSVVDDSDPDASVKYPTTYLPRVGKLVATEE; translated from the coding sequence ATGGCACCAGAGAGAGTGCTATCCACCGGCACAGAGGCATCACGGCGACGGATCCTACGACTCACCGGCACAGTGGGGGCAGCGGCGCTCGCAGGGTGTGCCGGCGGTAGCGACGACGGGACCGACGACACCGGCGGGGAGATCACCGGTGACGAGCCGATGACCGAACGGACCTTCACCGCGCCGACGTCGGTTCTTCCTGACGACATGCAGTGGAACGCCGCGAACGACAGCAACTATCCGGATCGGCCGGGGTTCGTGGTCTTCGACCAGCTCGTGTACTTCCGGGCGACGACCGGCGAGTTCGCCGAGGGGGCGCTCGCCGACTGGGAGGTCGGCGACGACGCGGCGACGCTGACGCTACAGGACGACCTGACGTGGCACAACGGCGAGGATGCCACGGCAGAGGACCTCGTTCGAAAGCTCCACATCTCGCTCTACGACAACCATCCGATCGGGAACTTCACTTCGGTCGAGAACGTCGCAGCAGTCGACGACACGACCGTCGAGGTCGGACTCGAGGCCGACGTCTCCGAGCCGGTCTTCCTCAACTCCATCCAGAACATGGAGTTGGATACGCCGGCCGAACAGTACGAGGATATCCTCGCGGAACTCGAGGACGATCCCGAGTCGACGGCGCTGACGGATTTCGCGCCCGAGGAGCCGATCGGGACGGGGCCGTTCCAGTACGATAGCAGCGGGGAACAGGAACTCGTCACCACGAAGTTCGAGGACTCACACTGGGCGGATAACGTCAACTTCGCCGAGTACCGGTTCCGGTTTATCGACGGCAACGAGCAGGCCTGGCAGGCGCTGCGCGGCGGCTCGGTCGACGCCCTGCACAACATCTTCACTTCGCCGGACATCATGGCGTCGTTCCCGGACCACGTCGTCGAGATCCAACAGCCCGCCAACTGGGGGCTGTCGATCGCATTCGATCACGACCACAAACACTTCGGCCAGCGCGAGGTCCGGAAGGCGATCGCCCACGTCGTCGATCGCGAAGTCGTCGCGGAGAACTCCGCAGGGGGTGGCGACGCGAAGGCGCCCGTGGGGACGCCGACCGGCATCGTCGGGAACTTCGACGGCTCGGCGGAGGATTGGCTCGACGATCCCGACGCGTTCGAAGACTACGCCGGGAACAATACCGACCGAGCCGCCGAACTGCTCGAGTCGGCCGGCTTCTCGCGGGAGGACGGTACCTGGGTCGACGAGGACGGCGAAACGCTGACCTTCGAGTTCAAGGTGCCCGCCGCCTGGAACGAGTGGGTCGACGCCGCGATCACGATCAACCAGCACCTGCAGGACTTCGGCATCCAGACGAACCTCATCACCCGGGACGACGGCGTCTACTTCGGGCAGGATCTCTACGGCGACACCGGCTTCGACATCGCCGGTTTCTGGTGGTCCGACGGCTGGACCTACCCGTACCACACCTTAAACTGGAACCTGAACAGCTTCGACGCACAGAACGTCTACAACTACCCCGAATCGATCGAGCTACCGCCGATCGGCGAGCCGGACGGCGAAACCGAGACCCTCGAGTTCGGTCCGGAGTTCGAGGAACTCGTCGGAATGGACCGGGACGCCGAGGAGACCCGACGGAAGATCAACGAGCTGGCGTGGGCCTTCAACTACGACCTGCCGCAGCTGCCGATCCAGGAGAAGGTCGATCAGTGTTTCGTCGCGACCGAAGACTTCAGTGTCGTCGACGACTCCGATCCGGACGCGTCGGTCAAGTACCCGACGACGTACCTTCCCCGGGTCGGGAAACTCGTCGCGACGGAGGAGTAG
- a CDS encoding ABC transporter permease, whose protein sequence is MQRYYVERTLQAIVTVVSVMSLAFFLLRLMPGNPADAYRAELIQNNPQMTQAEIDHRVERKLNVIPDAPLHEQYVNYVTGLLQGDLGESINEGVPVAEIIAEALPWTIFTMATALLLSFAIGVSLGAMMAYKEGSYFDNGFSVGSILFNSIPNYIVGIVLIWFLGYRFELFPTGGRYSTDMEPTVALLEPLQTLAFLGDAVWHAALLIASYTVVAAGGWALRMRGNSIQILGEDYLRVARLRGLSERRIATRYVGRNAVLPLYTALLIAIGFALGGSVILEQVFTYPGVGYYMIEGLEARDYPLMMGVFLVMTVAVVLGVYIADLTYGIIDPRAQTRGGEH, encoded by the coding sequence ATGCAACGATACTACGTCGAACGCACGCTACAGGCGATCGTCACGGTGGTGTCGGTGATGAGCCTCGCGTTTTTCCTGCTCCGGCTGATGCCCGGCAATCCCGCGGACGCCTACCGGGCCGAGCTCATCCAGAACAATCCGCAGATGACGCAGGCCGAGATCGACCACCGCGTCGAGCGCAAACTCAACGTGATTCCCGACGCGCCGCTGCACGAACAGTACGTCAACTACGTCACGGGACTGCTGCAGGGCGACCTCGGCGAGTCGATCAACGAGGGCGTTCCCGTCGCCGAGATCATCGCGGAGGCGCTTCCGTGGACGATCTTCACGATGGCGACCGCGCTGTTGCTCTCCTTCGCCATCGGCGTCTCGCTCGGCGCCATGATGGCCTACAAGGAGGGCAGTTACTTCGACAACGGCTTCTCCGTCGGCTCGATCCTGTTCAACTCGATTCCGAACTACATCGTCGGGATCGTGCTGATCTGGTTCCTCGGCTACCGGTTCGAGCTGTTCCCGACCGGCGGCCGGTACTCGACCGACATGGAGCCGACGGTCGCGCTGCTCGAGCCGCTCCAGACCCTTGCGTTCCTCGGGGACGCGGTCTGGCACGCCGCGTTGCTGATCGCCTCCTACACGGTCGTCGCGGCCGGCGGCTGGGCGCTGCGGATGCGAGGCAACAGCATTCAGATACTCGGCGAGGACTACCTGCGCGTCGCGCGGCTCCGCGGCCTCTCCGAGCGGCGGATCGCGACGCGGTACGTCGGACGGAACGCGGTACTGCCGCTCTACACCGCGCTGTTGATCGCGATCGGCTTCGCGCTGGGCGGCAGCGTCATCCTCGAGCAGGTGTTTACCTACCCCGGCGTGGGCTACTACATGATCGAGGGGCTCGAGGCGCGGGACTATCCGCTCATGATGGGCGTGTTCCTCGTGATGACCGTCGCCGTCGTGCTCGGCGTCTACATCGCCGACCTCACGTACGGGATCATCGATCCGCGAGCGCAGACCCGAGGAGGTGAACACTGA
- a CDS encoding glycoside hydrolase family 3 N-terminal domain-containing protein, protein MPDDTRPAYRDPSLSSARRTEELLERMTLEEKVAQLGSIPASELLSDGEFDHKQAEEILAEGTGQITRIGGEGNLSPRDAAEVANAAQAVLAETRLGIPATPHEECLSGYMGPGGTTFPQSIGLASTWSPDLVEEITTEIRKQLRAIGAVHALSPVLDLARDHRWGRTEETFGEDQYLVARMACVYVSGLQGDDHEAGISATLKHFVGHGAPSGGKNRASVSLGPRALREHLFPFEAAVKEGDAESVMNAYHDLDGVPCGSSRYLLTELLRKQWGFDGVVVADYGTVTKLRSEHEVAADDREAAIMALEAGIDVELSSIDAYEELVAAVEDGEIAEETVDESVRRVLRSKFRKGLFEADPVDPDAVDDVFETDGQRALARRAARESVTLLQDEADVLPLDPDAVESVAAIGPKADATEGLLGDYAYLAHFPELDDADAGIDIVSPLSALEDRFGADAVTHTPGCTLTGPSTDRIDEAVAAVDEADVAVALVGANSTIDFSDADDDRAHQPTISTSGEGRDVTDLGLPGVQEQLLEAVTETDTPTVAVVVSGKPHALTDVADAVPTIAHAWLPGEEGGAGIADVLVGDHNPSGRLPVSLPRDAGQLPINYNRNPNAVSGDYVYTPGDALFPFGHGESYTTFAYGDLELAADAVGPAGTIEASVTIENVGDRAGHEVVQWYSHARNPPLVRPVQQLRAFERVFLEPGERARVTVELGTSQLALLDETEELAVHPGEYELRVGRSAADIRATATVEIGGEKRLVPTIEKRFFGETRVE, encoded by the coding sequence ATGCCAGACGATACCAGACCGGCGTATCGAGATCCGTCGCTGTCGTCCGCACGGCGCACCGAAGAGCTGCTCGAGCGGATGACCCTCGAGGAAAAAGTTGCACAACTGGGCTCGATCCCCGCCTCGGAACTGCTCTCCGATGGCGAGTTCGATCACAAACAAGCAGAGGAGATCCTCGCCGAAGGCACCGGCCAGATCACCCGCATCGGCGGCGAGGGAAACCTCTCGCCTCGCGACGCTGCGGAAGTCGCGAACGCGGCCCAGGCGGTCCTCGCCGAGACCCGACTCGGGATTCCGGCGACGCCCCACGAGGAGTGTCTCAGCGGCTACATGGGCCCCGGCGGAACGACGTTCCCGCAGTCGATCGGGCTCGCGAGCACGTGGTCGCCCGATCTAGTCGAGGAGATCACGACCGAAATTCGCAAGCAGCTACGAGCAATCGGCGCGGTTCACGCGCTCTCGCCGGTACTGGACCTCGCGCGGGATCACCGGTGGGGGCGCACCGAGGAGACCTTCGGGGAGGATCAGTACCTCGTCGCTCGGATGGCCTGCGTGTACGTGTCGGGACTACAAGGCGACGACCACGAGGCAGGGATTTCGGCGACGCTCAAACATTTCGTCGGTCACGGCGCACCCTCGGGCGGCAAGAACCGCGCGTCCGTCTCGCTGGGCCCGCGAGCGCTCCGTGAGCACCTGTTCCCCTTCGAGGCAGCCGTGAAGGAGGGCGACGCCGAATCCGTGATGAACGCCTATCACGATCTCGACGGCGTTCCCTGTGGCAGCTCCCGGTATCTGCTCACCGAACTGCTACGCAAGCAGTGGGGCTTCGACGGCGTCGTCGTCGCCGACTACGGGACGGTCACGAAACTGCGCAGCGAGCACGAGGTCGCCGCCGACGACCGCGAGGCCGCGATCATGGCGCTCGAGGCGGGGATCGACGTCGAACTCTCGAGCATCGACGCCTACGAGGAGCTCGTCGCGGCCGTCGAAGACGGGGAAATCGCAGAGGAGACGGTCGACGAGTCCGTCCGCCGTGTCCTCCGGTCGAAGTTCCGAAAGGGACTGTTCGAGGCCGATCCCGTCGATCCCGATGCAGTCGACGACGTCTTCGAAACCGACGGCCAGCGAGCGCTCGCGCGGCGGGCCGCCCGCGAGTCGGTGACGCTCTTACAGGACGAGGCCGACGTCCTCCCGCTCGATCCCGACGCCGTCGAGTCGGTCGCCGCGATCGGCCCGAAGGCCGACGCGACGGAAGGATTGCTCGGCGACTACGCCTACCTCGCACACTTCCCGGAACTCGACGATGCGGACGCCGGCATCGACATCGTCTCGCCGCTGTCGGCGCTCGAGGATCGCTTCGGTGCCGACGCCGTTACGCACACACCCGGCTGTACGCTCACCGGTCCGTCCACCGACCGCATCGACGAAGCGGTCGCAGCGGTCGACGAGGCGGACGTGGCCGTCGCGTTAGTCGGCGCAAATTCGACGATCGACTTCAGCGACGCCGACGACGACCGCGCCCACCAGCCGACGATCTCGACCAGCGGCGAGGGCCGCGACGTCACCGATCTCGGGCTCCCCGGTGTCCAGGAGCAACTTCTCGAGGCCGTCACGGAGACGGACACGCCGACCGTCGCCGTCGTCGTGAGCGGGAAACCCCACGCGCTGACCGACGTCGCCGACGCCGTGCCGACGATCGCCCACGCGTGGCTGCCGGGCGAGGAGGGCGGCGCGGGAATCGCGGACGTGCTCGTCGGCGACCACAATCCGAGCGGCCGGCTTCCGGTCTCGCTCCCTCGCGACGCCGGACAGTTGCCGATCAACTACAATCGCAATCCCAACGCGGTCAGCGGCGATTACGTCTACACGCCCGGAGACGCGTTGTTTCCGTTCGGCCACGGCGAAAGCTACACGACGTTCGCGTACGGTGATCTCGAGCTCGCGGCCGACGCGGTGGGCCCTGCAGGGACGATCGAGGCGAGCGTGACGATCGAAAACGTCGGCGATCGGGCCGGCCACGAAGTCGTCCAGTGGTACAGCCACGCTCGGAACCCGCCGCTCGTACGGCCCGTCCAGCAACTGCGCGCCTTCGAGCGGGTCTTCCTCGAGCCGGGCGAGCGGGCTCGCGTCACGGTCGAACTCGGCACGTCTCAACTTGCCCTCCTCGACGAAACGGAAGAACTGGCCGTCCACCCCGGCGAATACGAGCTTCGAGTCGGCCGCTCCGCTGCTGACATCCGAGCAACCGCCACCGTCGAGATCGGCGGGGAGAAGCGGCTCGTTCCCACGATCGAGAAACGCTTCTTCGGCGAGACGCGCGTCGAGTAA